A region from the Aegilops tauschii subsp. strangulata cultivar AL8/78 chromosome 5, Aet v6.0, whole genome shotgun sequence genome encodes:
- the LOC109779903 gene encoding cytochrome P450 81Q32-like: MNTVTALAGAAALFIFITSLLRLRHPLLGGFKNKSAQLPPSPAAIPFLGHLHLLKRPFHAALARLAARHGPVFSLRLGSRPAVVVSSAAGARECFTDHDVTFADRPRFPSLQLVCFGCTTLPTSRYGPYWRNLRRVATVQLLSVHRVGCMTADIASEVRALARRLSRAAAAAPGGAALVELKRSLFEVSLSALMETVAQTKTSRGEGAEDTDMSPEAQEFKKSLDEIVPLLGGANMWDFLPVLRWFDVFGVRNKIEAAVSRRDAFLRRLIDAQRRRVVGEGEKKSMIAVLLDLQKTEPEIYTDKVIMALCMTMFSVGTETTATTAEWAMDPAAWEHPTEFRPERFEEGKAEGLFMMPFGMGRRKCPGEALALRMLGLVLGTLVQCFHWDRVGDTEVDMGEGGGLTLPKAVPLQAMCRPRAAMAGVLRGLSPPGRHASWRPIEPSSVRSVGPTSPGRLPQGPTLQRRPGPGNLPQDSCEMADSRKPAPRGPTSKSQP; the protein is encoded by the exons ATGAACACCGTCACCGCCCTCGCCGGCGCTGCCGCCCTTTTCATCTTCATCACCTCACTACTCCGGCTACGCCACCCACTCCTCGGCGGCTTCAAGAACAAGAGCGCACAGCtgccgccgagccccgccgccatCCCCTTCCTCggccacctccacctcctcaAGAGGCCGTTCCACGCCGCACTCGCCCGCCTCGCCGCGCGCCACGGGCCGGTCTTCTCCCTGCGCCTCGGCTCGCGCCCCGCCGTGGTCGTGTCCTCGGCTGCGGGCGCCAGGGAATGCTTCACGGACCACGACGTCACCTTCGCCGACCGCCCGCGGTTCCCCTCGCTGCAGCTGGTGTGCTTCGGCTGCACCACGCTTCCGACGTCCCGCTATGGCCCCTACTGGCGCAACCTCCGCCGCGTCGCGACGGTGCAGCTCCTCTCCGTGCACCGGGTGGGTTGCATGACCGCGGACATCGCCAGCGAGGTGCGCGCGCTGGCGCGCCGCCTGTCACGTGCCGCCGCAGCCGCCCCAGGCGGCGCCGCGCTGGTGGAGCTCAAGCGGAGCCTGTTCGAGGTGTCCCTTAGCGCCTTGATGGAGACCGTCGCGCAGACCAAGACGTCCCGCGGCGAGGGGGCCGAGGACACGGACATGTCGCCGGAGGCCCAGGAGTTCAAGAAGTCGCTGGACGAGATCGTGCCGCTGCTCGGCGGGGCCAACATGTGGGACTTCCTGCCAGTGCTACGATGGTTCGACGTGTTCGGCGTGAGGAACAAGATCGAGGCTGCCGTGAGCAGGAGGGACGCGTTCCTGCGGCGGCTCATCGACGCACAACGGCGGAGGGTCGTCGGCGAAGGGGAGAAGAAGAGCATGATTGCCGTGCTGCTCGATCTGCAAAAGACAGAGCCCGAGATCTACACGGACAAGGTGATCATGGCTCTGTGCATG ACCATGTTCAGCGTGGGGACAGAGACAACGGCGACGACGGCGGAGTGGGCGAT GGACCCGGCGGCGTGGGAGCACCCGACGGAGTTCAGGCCGGAGCGGTTCGAGGAAGGGAAGGCCGAGGGCCTGTTCATGATGCCGTTCGGGATGGGGCGGCGCAAGTGCCCCGGCGAGGCCCTCGCGCTGCGGATGCTGGGCTTGGTTCTGGGCACGCTGGTGCAGTGCTTCCATTGGGACAGGGTTGGTGATACCGAGGTTGACATGGGTGAAGGAGGTGGGCTGACGCTTCCCAAGGCCGTGCCGCTGCAGGCGATGTGCCGACCGCGGGCAGCCATGGCCGGTGTCCTGCGGGGGCTGTCACCGCCGGGGAGGCACGCGTCGTGGAG gccgattgagCCTTCAAGCGTTCGAAGCGTTGGGCCGACTTCCCCTGGCCGACTACCCCAGGGGCCCACTCTCCAAAGGCGACCCGGCCCTggtaacctcccccaagatagttgcgagatggccgactccaggaagccggcgccaagaggaccgacttccaagagccagccatga